Proteins co-encoded in one Lynx canadensis isolate LIC74 chromosome C1, mLynCan4.pri.v2, whole genome shotgun sequence genomic window:
- the DMRTA2 gene encoding doublesex- and mab-3-related transcription factor A2 has product MELRSELPSVPGAATAAATATGPPVASVASVAAAAAAAASLPVSVAGGLLRAPPLLLRAAEKYPRTPKCARCRNHGVVSALKGHKRYCRWKDCLCAKCTLIAERQRVMAAQVALRRQQAQEENEARELQLLYGTAEGLALAAANGIIPPRPAYEVFGSVCAADGGGPGAGAPAGTGGGTAGSGSSEAKLQKFDLFPKTLLQTGRPGSPQPPPGKPLSPDGADSGPGTSSPEVRPGSGSENGDGESFSGSPLARASKEAGGSCPGSAGPGGGGEEDSPGSASPLGSESGSEADKEEAEAAPAPGLGGGPGPRQRTPLDILTRVFPGHRRGVLELVLQGCGGDVVQAIEQVLNHHRGGLAAGLGPAAPPDKAAVGAVAAAEDAWPGRVDAAAAGGPGLPAPLQAGPAAPPHHRPLLAGAMAPGALGSLSSRSAFSPLQPNASHFGADAGAYPLGAPLGLSPLRLAYSAAAAHSRGLAFMAPYSTAGLVPTLGFRPPMDYAFSDLMRDRSAAAAAVHKEPTYGGGLYGPMVNGAPEKQ; this is encoded by the exons ATGGAGCTGCGCTCTGAGCTGCCTAGCGTGCCCGGCGCAGCGACGGCGGCGGCGACAGCGACGGGGCCGCCCGTGGCGTCGGTGGCGTCGGTggcagcggcggcggctgcggccgCGTCGCTACCGGTGAGCGTGGCGGGCGGCTTGCTACGAGCGCCGCCGCTGTTGTTGCGGGCGGCGGAGAAGTACCCGCGGACCCCCAAGTGCGCGCGCTGCCGCAACCACGGCGTGGTGTCGGCGCTCAAGGGCCACAAGCGCTACTGCCGCTGGAAGGACTGCCTGTGCGCCAAGTGCACGCTCATCGCGGAGCGCCAGCGCGTCATGGCGGCGCAGGTGGCGCTGCGCAGGCAACAGGCGCAGGAGGAGAACGAGGCGCGCGAGCTACAGCTGCTCTACGGCACTGCCGAGGGCCTAGCGCTGGCCGCCGCCAACGGCATTATCCCGCCGCGACCTGCCTACGAGGTCTTCGGCTCCGTGTGCGCCGCCGACGGCGGGGGGCCGGGAGCAGGAGCGCCCGCAGGGACCGGAGGCGGCACTGCGGGCTCGGGGAGCTCAG aGGCCAAGTTGCAGAAGTTTGACCTGTTCCCCAAGACGCTGCTTCAGACCGGCCGCCCAGGCAGTCCGCAGCCGCCACCGGGGAAGCCCTTATCACCCGACGGCGCAGACTCGGGTCCCGGGACTTCTTCTCCGGAGGTGCGGCCGGGCTCGGGCTCTGAGAACGGCGACGGGGAGTCCTTTTCCGGGTCGCCCCTGGCCCGGGCCTCCAAGGAGGCAGGTGGAAGCTGCCCGGGCAGCGCAGGCCCGGGAGGCGGTGGCGAGGAGGACAGCCCGGGCTCCGCCAGCCCTTTGGGCTCCGAATCTGGTTCCGAGGCCGACAAAGAAGAGGCAGAGGCCGCTCCCGCCCCAGGGCTGGGCGGGGGCCCGGGTCCACGGCAGCGGACGCCGCTGGACATCTTGACGCGCGTCTTCCCGGGCCACCGGCGAGGCGTCCTGGAGCTGGTGTTGCAGGGTTGCGGCGGCGACGTGGTGCAGGCCATCGAGCAGGTGCTGAACCACCACCGCGGGGGTCTGGCGGCCGGCCTTGGCCCCGCCGCGCCTCCTGATAAGGCCGCGGTGGGTGCGGTAGCAGCTGCGGAAGACGCGTGGCCGGGCCGCGTTGATGCCGCCGCTGCCGGGGGGCCGGGGCTGCCCGCGCCGCTGCAGGCCGGCCCCGCTGCCCCTCCGCACCATAGACCTTTGCTGGCCGGCGCCATGGCGCCTGGGGCGCTGGGCTCGCTGAGCAGCCGCTCGGCCTTCTCGCCACTGCAGCCCAACGCTAGTCACTTCGGCGCCGACGCCGGCGCCTACCCACTGGGCGCGCCGCTCGGCCTCAGCCCCCTGCGCCTGGCCTATTCGGCGGCAGCGGCGCACAGCCGTGGCCTGGCCTTCATGGCTCCCTACTCGACCGCGGGTCTAGTACCCACACTCGGCTTCCGCCCGCCCATGGACTACGCCTTCAGCGACCTCATGCGCGACCGCTCGGCCGCCGCCGCTGCGGTGCACAAGGAACCCACCTACGGCGGCGGCCTGTACGGGCCTATGGTCAACGGCGCCCCAGAGAAGCAGTAG